One part of the Mangrovibacillus cuniculi genome encodes these proteins:
- a CDS encoding DUF1648 domain-containing protein, producing MDVSILILTVGILVILQAVLPFMVKRTVVFGVTVPVAEVRNPQLVRYKIMYTVLSSSLSLVILAAFLFSPTRTNPVLLALLLPFIILFISMALFFFFQSKVTKLKKAERWFKDQKQVHVTELNIRAQDEMLPLSIFIIPMLITFGLIAFTVVNFGAFPDPLPTHWGPDGQPDAWTDKTYLSVLILPIISLCLNAMFIGINEMTKRSGIKLSAGNIPASKARQLKLRKYSSWLLFFVSVATTILFTFLQYTTVNPEKIDGLALIVAPLGFSALVTIAAIALAVKVGMKDSDLDSDVIVVVDETTVNFDDDRYWKGGLIYFNSEDPSIFVEKRFGIGFTLNFAHPLDM from the coding sequence ATGGATGTTTCCATACTTATTTTAACAGTGGGGATATTAGTTATTCTACAAGCCGTTTTACCTTTCATGGTAAAGCGCACAGTAGTTTTTGGAGTTACCGTTCCTGTTGCGGAAGTACGAAATCCACAACTTGTGCGTTACAAGATTATGTACACTGTGTTATCTAGCAGTTTATCATTAGTGATTTTGGCCGCTTTCTTATTTTCACCAACTAGAACAAACCCAGTTTTACTAGCACTTCTTTTACCATTTATCATTTTGTTCATCTCCATGGCACTATTTTTCTTTTTCCAGTCGAAAGTTACAAAACTCAAGAAGGCGGAAAGATGGTTTAAAGATCAGAAGCAAGTGCACGTGACGGAGCTAAATATCCGCGCACAAGATGAGATGTTGCCGCTAAGCATTTTCATCATTCCAATGCTTATTACGTTTGGTTTAATTGCTTTTACCGTCGTAAACTTCGGTGCATTTCCTGATCCGCTTCCGACTCATTGGGGTCCCGATGGTCAACCGGATGCTTGGACGGATAAGACATATCTTTCGGTTCTGATCTTACCAATCATTTCTCTATGCTTAAATGCCATGTTTATTGGAATTAACGAAATGACAAAACGTTCTGGTATTAAGCTGAGTGCCGGGAATATCCCAGCGTCCAAAGCACGTCAGCTAAAGTTGCGAAAATATTCAAGTTGGCTACTGTTTTTCGTTTCCGTTGCAACCACTATCTTGTTTACGTTTTTGCAATATACAACCGTGAATCCTGAAAAGATAGACGGCCTTGCTCTGATTGTTGCTCCGCTTGGCTTTTCTGCTCTGGTGACGATAGCAGCCATTGCTTTAGCCGTGAAAGTTGGAATGAAAGATTCTGATCTAGACTCGGATGTAATTGTTGTTGTGGATGAAACAACAGTTAATTTTGACGACGATCGTTATTGGAAAGGCGGACTAATCTACTTTAACTCGGAGGATCCATCTATCTTTGTGGAAAAGCGCTTCGGTATTGGATTTACGCTAAATTTTGCTCACCCCTTGGATATGTAG
- a CDS encoding GntR family transcriptional regulator, whose amino-acid sequence MFIQLDPASDVPIYEQLRNSIMEGIVRGDLKPGDVLPSVRSLAGDLSVNMHTVNKSYHELEKKGIIRIVPKSGAVVEEFSKEDMTEDFLHQLSEALRPTLVESLIIGLSEEEIQQLIKKIIEDVKGD is encoded by the coding sequence TTGTTTATTCAACTAGATCCTGCATCTGACGTACCTATTTACGAACAGTTGCGCAATAGCATTATGGAAGGGATTGTGCGTGGAGACTTGAAACCCGGCGACGTTCTTCCGTCTGTTCGTTCCTTAGCCGGTGACCTTAGCGTAAATATGCATACCGTAAACAAGAGTTATCATGAGTTGGAGAAGAAAGGCATTATCCGCATTGTTCCGAAGTCTGGAGCCGTTGTGGAAGAATTTTCAAAAGAAGATATGACGGAAGATTTCCTGCATCAACTATCAGAAGCACTCCGCCCTACTCTTGTGGAGTCGCTCATCATTGGTCTTTCGGAAGAGGAAATTCAACAACTAATTAAAAAAATCATTGAAGATGTAAAGGGGGATTAA
- a CDS encoding DUF2975 domain-containing protein, whose translation MNRGSTLFLKITLFIIGLPVLILCLTVLPKIGLEALGNIQNQDSIGYLFLAILIIMYLSAIPYFSALFQAFRLLRFIDLGEAFSELSVASLKKIKQYALIISGLYLAALPLLYLVAENDDAPGLILIGFIIMTASLVIAIFAAVLHRLLRQAIEIKSENDLTV comes from the coding sequence ATGAACAGAGGGTCTACACTGTTTTTGAAAATTACGCTTTTCATCATTGGCTTACCCGTATTGATTTTATGTTTAACGGTCTTACCGAAAATTGGATTAGAAGCATTAGGCAATATTCAAAACCAAGATTCCATTGGATACCTTTTCCTTGCGATTCTAATCATCATGTATCTATCCGCAATCCCATATTTCTCTGCGCTATTCCAAGCTTTCCGCTTATTGCGCTTCATCGATCTTGGCGAAGCTTTCTCGGAATTATCGGTCGCATCCCTAAAGAAAATCAAGCAGTACGCGCTCATCATCAGCGGTCTTTACCTAGCTGCACTGCCTCTCCTTTACCTAGTCGCAGAAAACGATGACGCTCCAGGCCTCATTCTCATCGGCTTCATCATCATGACGGCATCCCTTGTCATCGCGATTTTCGCAGCGGTACTGCACCGCCTTTTACGACAGGCTATTGAGATAAAATCAGAGAACGATTTAACAGTGTGA
- a CDS encoding helix-turn-helix domain-containing protein, producing the protein MAIIINVDVMLAKRKMSVTELSEKVGITMANLSILKNGKAKAVRFSTLEAICKALDCQPGDILEYRPDEAE; encoded by the coding sequence ATGGCAATTATTATTAATGTAGATGTGATGTTGGCAAAACGTAAAATGAGTGTGACGGAACTCTCGGAGAAGGTTGGTATCACAATGGCGAACTTATCGATTTTGAAAAACGGGAAAGCGAAAGCTGTGCGGTTCTCCACTTTAGAAGCGATCTGTAAAGCGCTCGATTGCCAGCCAGGCGACATTTTAGAATATCGACCGGATGAGGCAGAGTAA
- a CDS encoding DUF817 domain-containing protein, producing the protein MRALTQLLHFGYQQALACAFPVAIFGALAFTQVVSLPFLPRYDWLLLFCIAVQVVMVYTGRETKDELKVVMMFHIIGLTLEIFKVHMGSWAYPEEAYTKVLGVPLYSGFMYASVASYLCQAWRRMGVQLIDWPPLYMVVMLAVMIYSNFFTHHFWWDVRWVLIGAVLLIFLKSVVFYEVIGTRYNMPVPLAFALIGFFIWIAENIATYFGAWQYPNQVDAWSLVHLGKVSSWFLLVIVSFFIVAALKQVKEEEVTTSFPLPDMKMRSNKSID; encoded by the coding sequence ATGAGAGCCCTCACCCAGCTTCTTCACTTTGGATACCAGCAAGCGCTAGCGTGTGCATTTCCAGTAGCGATTTTTGGGGCACTAGCTTTTACACAAGTAGTGTCACTTCCCTTTTTACCAAGGTATGATTGGCTCCTTCTCTTCTGTATTGCGGTGCAGGTCGTCATGGTCTATACGGGACGGGAAACAAAAGACGAGTTAAAAGTAGTCATGATGTTTCATATAATTGGCCTTACCTTAGAAATATTCAAAGTACACATGGGCTCATGGGCATATCCGGAAGAGGCATATACGAAAGTGCTCGGGGTACCACTTTATAGTGGGTTTATGTACGCGAGTGTCGCGAGTTACCTTTGCCAGGCGTGGAGAAGGATGGGTGTGCAACTCATTGATTGGCCTCCGTTATACATGGTGGTGATGCTCGCCGTAATGATTTACAGTAATTTTTTTACTCATCATTTCTGGTGGGACGTGAGGTGGGTTTTGATAGGAGCTGTACTACTTATTTTCCTGAAATCGGTCGTTTTTTATGAAGTAATTGGCACGCGTTACAACATGCCAGTGCCTCTCGCGTTCGCACTAATTGGCTTTTTCATCTGGATCGCGGAGAACATCGCGACGTATTTCGGAGCGTGGCAATATCCGAATCAAGTGGATGCCTGGAGTCTGGTGCATCTCGGAAAGGTTAGTTCGTGGTTTCTGCTTGTAATTGTGAGCTTCTTTATCGTGGCTGCGTTGAAGCAGGTGAAGGAAGAAGAGGTAACTACCTCTTTTCCGTTACCCGATATGAAAATGAGATCGAACAAGAGTATAGATTAG
- a CDS encoding iron chaperone produces MQYDVSTPHEYIEVLEHDWRKDKLLAIRELIQTLAPELEEGIQYKMLAFGKGNDYLFHLNAQKNYVSLYVGNIEKVDPTQQLLEGFNVGKGCIRLKKSNDITSSNLPAFIEKAIALWRNGIDTSC; encoded by the coding sequence ATGCAATATGATGTCTCCACGCCTCATGAATATATCGAAGTGCTTGAACATGACTGGCGAAAAGATAAATTACTAGCAATCCGCGAGTTAATCCAAACGTTGGCTCCAGAATTAGAAGAAGGCATTCAGTACAAGATGCTTGCTTTTGGAAAAGGCAATGATTATCTGTTTCATCTGAATGCCCAAAAGAATTATGTTAGTTTATATGTTGGAAATATCGAGAAGGTTGACCCTACACAACAACTTCTTGAAGGTTTTAACGTTGGAAAAGGGTGTATACGATTAAAAAAATCTAATGATATTACCTCCAGTAACCTTCCTGCTTTTATAGAAAAAGCGATCGCTTTATGGAGAAATGGTATCGATACATCTTGCTAA
- a CDS encoding HIT family protein — MTCVGCLLANHQAPTHLIYEDEHVSCILDIDPYNEGHVLILPKKHVRYFDDLDHQTSLSIMHAAGLLTKVLKELFKPDGITILQNGGKFDDLTHFHMHIIPRFEGQNFAEFFLENQEINSRGMDKLVNIQKKLLEEMKTS; from the coding sequence GGCTGTTTGCTCGCAAACCATCAAGCTCCAACACACCTAATCTACGAAGACGAACATGTCAGCTGTATTTTAGACATCGATCCATACAATGAGGGGCATGTTTTAATTCTCCCAAAAAAACACGTTAGATACTTCGATGACTTGGATCACCAAACATCTCTGTCGATTATGCACGCAGCTGGCCTTTTAACAAAAGTGCTTAAAGAGCTCTTTAAACCAGACGGCATTACCATCTTGCAGAACGGTGGGAAGTTTGATGACCTCACTCACTTCCATATGCATATAATTCCTAGATTTGAAGGACAGAACTTTGCGGAGTTTTTTTTGGAAAACCAGGAAATAAATTCTCGAGGTATGGACAAATTAGTGAACATACAGAAGAAGTTGTTGGAGGAAATGAAAACTAGTTAA